One segment of Tachyglossus aculeatus isolate mTacAcu1 chromosome 16, mTacAcu1.pri, whole genome shotgun sequence DNA contains the following:
- the SCYL3 gene encoding protein-associating with the carboxyl-terminal domain of ezrin, with protein sequence MGSESSILKSYTLKEPPFSLPSGLAVHPAVLQDGKLASVFVYKRENEDKVNKAAKHLKTLRHPCLVRFLSCTVEADGIHLVTERVRPLEVALGTLSSAEVCAGVYDVLLALVFLHERGNLTHNNVCLSSVFVSEDGHWKLGGMETVCKMSEATPEFLGKIKPVRDQAAVPPEELAADFKTLPEAHGHARDAYSFGRLVEGLLATVSDQVSADVLSSFEHTLQCTVLSPDPQRRPGLRTLLSHDFFRNDFLEVVNFLSSLTLKSEEEKTEFFKFLLDRVSCLSEELIALRLVPLLLNQLVFAEPVAVKSFLPHLLGPKQDPLGEKQMSHLLSPAVFQARVIPVLLKLFEVHEEHVRMVLLAHIQAYADFCTQDQLKNLILPQVLLGLRDTNDSIVAITLHSLAVLVSLLGPDVVVGGERSKIFKRTAPGFSKATDFSPEGSPNHVVHSQRAQASSLPDNPPPKQEDCLPLPPTGGRIPQAPEPTVNGILGSSGNFPASSARPAEEWPDWNEPEEETVGIQMWPVGRQPWDQREPDAPPSPTRPGKEKPEPTVPPLLQESKSVKPSPPPRSDSGGGHTKSLKFPAESGLGEEFTIQVKRKPVRDPELDWFADMIPDIKPSAAVRLLPDPSSEMPVPGRADSPPTAQFSSKFAAVEVAEAEAGGWGEDGELTWEDDSSW encoded by the exons atgggatcagagagCAGCATTTTAAAGAGCTACACGCTAAAGGAGCCGCCTTTCTCCTTGCCCTCCGGACTCGCCGTTCACCCTGCCGTGCTGCAAGATGGCAAGCTCGCTTCTGTGTTTGTGTACAAGAGAGAGAATGAAGACAAGGTTAATAAAGCTGCCAAG CACCTGAAGACCCTGCGTCACCCCTGCCTGGTCCGATTCCTGTCCTGCACGGTCGAGGCGGACGGCATCCACCTGGTCACCGAGCGAGTGCGGCCGCTGGAGGTGGCCCTGGGGACTCTGTCTTCGGCGGAGGTCTGTGCCGGCGTCTACGACGTCCTGCTGGCGCTCGTCTTCCTTCACGAGCGG ggaaaCCTAACGCACAACAACGTCTGCCTGTCTTCTGTGTTCGTGAGTGAAGATGGACACTGGAAGCTCGGGGGAATGGAGACGGTGTGTAAGATGTCCGAAGCCACCCCGGAG TTTCTGGGAAAGATCAAGCCCGTGAGGGACCAAGCAGCCGTGCCTCCCGAAGAACTG GCCGCGGACTTCAAGACTCTGCCAGAGGCCCACGGCCACGCCCGCGACGCGTATTCATTTGGAAGGCTGGTGGAAGGTTTGCTCGCGACCGTAAGTGACCAGG TTTCAGCGGATGTTCTCTCCAGCTTCGAGCACACCTTACAGTGCACCGTGCTGAGCCCCGATCCCCAGCGTCGGCCAGGACTCCGCACCTTGCTGTCCCATGACTTCTTCAG aaATGATTTCTTAGAAGTGGTGAACTTCCTGAGCAGTTTGACACTGAAGAGCGAGGAGGAGAAAACAGAGTTTTTCAA ATTCCTGCTGGACAGAGTGAGCTGCTTGTCGGAGGAGCTGATAGCTTTGCGGCTGGTCCCGCTTCTGCTTAACCAGCTGGTATTCGCCGAGCCGGTGGCCGTCAAGAGTTTCCTTCCTCACCTGCTGGGTCCCAAACAAG ATCCACTGGGCGAAAAGCAGATGAGCCACTTGCTGTCGCCGGCTGTGTTCCAGGCGCGAGTGATTCCGGTGCTGCTGAAGCTGTTCGAGGTCCACGAGGAGCACGTGCGCATGGTGCTGCTGGCCCACATCCAGGCCTACGCGGACTTCTGCACTCAAGACCAACTGAAAAACCTCATCTTGCCGCAG GTGCTGCTGGGCCTGCGAGACACGAACGACTCCATCGTGGCCATAACCCTGCACAGCCTGGCCGTGCTGGTGTCTCTGCTCGGCCCTGACGTCgtggtgggaggagaaagaagcaagATTTTCAAACGCACCGCGCCAGGCTTCAGCAAGGCGACGGACTTTTCCCCGGAAG GCTCTCCCAATCACGTCGTCCACAGTCAGCGAGCTCAGGCCTCGTCTCTTCCCGACAACCCACCCCCCAAGCAGGAAGactgcctcccactcccaccaACAG GTGGGCGGATCCCTCAGGCCCCCGAGCCAACCGTGAATGgcattctgggcagcagtgggaacTTCCCAGCCAGTTCGGCGCGGCCGGCGGAAGAGTGGCCCGACTGGAACGAGCCCGAGGAAGAGACCGTCGGCATCCAGATGTGGCCGGTGGGCCGGCAGCCCTGGGACCAGCGGGAGCCCGACGCCCCTCCGAGCCCCACCCGGCCGGGAAAGGAGAAGCCAGAGCCTACTGTGCCGCCGCTGCTTCAGGAGTCCAAAAGTGTAAAACCGAGCCCCCCGCCGCGGTCCGATTCCGGGGGCGGCCACACCAAGTCCCTCAAGTTCCCCGCCGAGTCGGGGTTAGGAGAGGAGTTCACCATCCAGGTGAAGAGGAAACCCGTGCGTGATCCGGAGCTGGACTGGTTTGCTGACATGATCCCAGACATTAAACCCTCGGCGGCTGTCCGGCTCCTGCCCGATCCGAGCTCAGAGATGCCGGTTCCCGGCCGAGCGGACTCTCCACCCACGGCTCAGTTTTCCTCCAAATTCGCTGCAGTTGAAGTCGCTGAG GCCGAGGCCGGAGGctggggagaagatggggaacTCACCTGGGAAGATGACAGTAGCTGGTGA